A genomic segment from Phragmites australis chromosome 6, lpPhrAust1.1, whole genome shotgun sequence encodes:
- the LOC133921815 gene encoding leucine-rich repeat receptor-like protein FASCIATED EAR2 translates to MPTAAPLPALLLLILFLASTPRPAAPASADRAALLAFRASLSSPSRAALSSWRGPLSPSWLGVSLHPATTPTTTPSVAELVLRGLNLSGTLPAPPLALLRRLRALDLSANALWGELPCSLPRSLVSLDLSRNALSGAVPTCLPSSLPALRTLNLSANSLRLPLSPRLSFPARLAALDLSRNAISGAVPPRIVADPDASALLLLDLSHNRFSGEIPAGITAIRSLQGLFLAGNQLSGEIPPGIGNLTYLQVLDLSHNRLSGLVPAGLAGCFQLLYLRLGRNRLSGALRPELDALDSLKVLDLSNNQISGEIPLPLAGCRSLEVVDLSGNEITGELSSAVAKWQSLRFLSLARNQVSGQLPDWMFSFPTLQWLDLSDNKFVGFIPDGGFNVSAVLNGGGDQGIPSEVVLPPQLFVSASVDTVSWQLDLGYDLRATTGIDLSRNELRGEIPEGLVAVKGLEYLNLSCNYLAGQIPEGLGGMGRLRTLDFSHNVLSGEVPPGIASMTELEVLNLSYNSLSGPLPTIDGLRKFPGALAGNPGICSGERCTEDGSMPGGKMAGSNRHGWLGGWHGENGWVSLGAFCISTMTSFYVSMATLLCSPKARNFVFRPVRAEY, encoded by the coding sequence ATGCCGACCGCTGCTCCCCTCCCAGCCCTCCTCCTACTCATCCTCTTCCTCGCCTCCACGCCGCGCCCCGCGGCGCCCGCCTCGGCGGACCGCGCGGCTCTCCTCGCCTTCCGCGCCTCCCTCTCGTCGCCCTCCCGCGCCGCGCTCTCCTCCTGgcgcggcccgctctcgccgtcCTGGCTCGGCGTCTCGCTCCACCCCGCCACCACCCCCACCACAACTCCCTCCGTCGCTGAGCTCGTGCTCCGTGGCCTCAACCTCAGCGGCACGCTcccggcgccgccgctcgcgctcctccgccgcctccgcgcGCTCGATCTCTCCGCCAACGCGCTCTGGGGAGAGCTCCCCTGCTCTCTCCCGCGTTCGCTTGTCTCGCTCGACCTCTCCCGCAACGCGCTCTCGGGGGCCGTCCCCACCTGCCTGCCGTCCTCGCTCCCCGCGCTCCGCACCCTCAACCTCTCCGCCAACTCCCTCCGGCTCCCGCTCTCCCCGCGGCTCTCCTTCCCTGCGCGCCTCGCCGCCCTCGACCTCTCCCGCAACGCCATATCCGGAGCCGTCCCCCCGCGGATCGTCGCCGACCCCGACGcctccgccctcctcctcctcgacctttCCCACAACCGCTTCTCCGGCGAGATTCCCGCCGGGATCACCGCGATACGGAGCCTTCAGGGGTTGTTTCTCGCGGGCAACCAGTTGTCCGGGGAGATTCCTCCCGGAATCGGGAACCTGACCTACTTGCAGGTGCTGGATTTGTCGCATAACCGGTTGTCCGGTTTAGTGCCTGCCGGGCTTGCAGGCTGCTTCCAGCTTCTGTACCTGCGGCTCGGAAGGAACAGGCTCTCTGGGGCGCTGCGACCTGAGCTCGACGCGCTTGATAGTCTCAAGGTTCTAGATTTGTCAAACAACCAGATATCTGGGGAGATTCCTCTGCCGCTGGCTGGGTGCCGGTCTCTGGAGGTGGTGGACTTGTCAGGAAATGAGATCACCGGGGAGCTCAGCAGTGCTGTAGCCAAATGGCAGAGCTTGAGGTTCCTGTCGCTGGCTCGTAACCAGGTCTCTGGCCAGCTACCTGATTGGATGTTCTCGTTTCCGACGCTCCAGTGGCTTGATTTGTCTGACAATAAGTTTGTGGGTTTCATCCCAGATGGTGGGTTCAATGTCAGTGCAGTGCTTAATGGTGGAGGTGATCAGGGGATTCCTTCAGAGGTTGTGCTTCCACCTCAATTGTTCGTGTCAGCATCTGTGGACACAGTGTCGTGGCAGTTGGATCTGGGATATGATCTTCGGGCAACTACTGGGATAGATCTATCAAGGAATGAGCTCCGAGGGGAGATACCGGAAGGGTTAGTTGCAGTTAAGGGATTGGAGTATTTGAATCTCTCCTGTAATTACTTGGCTGGGCAGATCCCTGAGGGGCTTGGAGGAATGGGGAGGTTGCGGACGCTTGACTTCTCGCATAACGTGCTGTCCGGGGAGGTGCCTCCTGGGATTGCTTCCATGACAGAGCTCGAGGTGCTTAACCTCTCCTACAATAGCCTGTCTGGGCCTTTACCAACAATTGATGGGTTACGGAAGTTCCCAGGAGCATTGGCAGGAAATCCAGGGATCTGCAGTGGGGAAAGGTGCACCGAGGATGGAAGTATGCCAGGAGGGAAAATGGCTGGAAGCAATCGCCATGGTTGGCTTGGTGGCTGGCATGGAGAGAATGGATGGGTGTCTCTTGGTGCATTCTGTATCAGCACAATGACTAGCTTTTATGTGTCGATGGCAACCTTGCTATGCTCCCCCAAGGCAAGAAACTTTGTATTTCGGCCCGTGAGGGCAGAATATTAA
- the LOC133921816 gene encoding serine/threonine-protein kinase OXI1-like isoform X2 encodes MAPSPPRQLNLADLKALSVLGQGARGVVFHVVPVAAAACCSTSGDPMNMALKSMSRAAARRKGAGEGPGLGGGGDGHRRIWFERDVLLALRHPLLPFLRGVVATDAVVGFAIDRCPGGDLKSLRRRWWAETEFPDSVIRFYAAELVLALEHLHGLGIVYRDLKPENVLIQESGHIMLVDFDLSTTLPPPPPPPPPPPDATPPRASSPSPSSRQRHRKRKNKKAAMFFACFSSRHAASLESSSQSPLSTSGTASSASSSSCCSSGSRTPAKSNSFVGTEDYVAPEIVAGCGHNYAVDWWGLGVVLYEMQYGRTPFRGRSRRETFHRILTAAPELPGEPTPLRDLIARLLEKDPGKRLGAHGVKRHAFFRGVDWDSVLDVARPPFIPAPDDDDDAGAEAGALDVEKVVHEAFASSGAGETPPEEDVTTIGLLPRCGTLTVAASSMAPLLCA; translated from the exons ATGGCGCCTtcgccgccgcggcagctgaACTTGGCGGACCTCAAGGCCCTGTCCGTGCTCGGCCAGGGCGCCAGGGGCGTGGTCTTCCACGTCGTGCCTGTCGCCGCAGCGGCCTGCTGCTCCACATCAGGCGACCCTATGAACATGGCGCTCAAGTCAATGTCACGCGCCGCCGCGCGGCGCAAGGGCGCGGGGGAGGGCCCGGgactcggcggcggcggtgacgggCACCGGAGGATATGGTTCGAGCGCGACGTGCTGCTCGCGCTCCGCCACCCGCTGCTCCCGTTCCTGCGCGGCGTCGTCGCCACAGACGCCGTCGTGGGCTTCGCCATCGACCGATGCCCCGGCGGCGACCTCAAGTCCCTCCGACGCCGGTGGTGGGCTGAGACGGAGTTCCCCGACTCCGTCATCCGATTCTACGCGGCGGAGCTGGTGCTCGCCCTCGAGCACCTCCACGGTCTCGGCATCGTGTACCGCGACCTCAAGCCCGAGAACGTCCTCATCCAAGAGTCCGGCCACATCATGCTCGTTGACTTCGACCTCTCCACCACGCTaccaccgcctccgcctcctccgccgccgccgccggacgcGACCCCGCCACGCGCCAGCTCGCCCTCACCTTCCTCACGCCAACGTCACCGCAAGCGCAAGAACAAGAAGGCAGCGATGTTCTTCGCGTGCTTCTCCTCTCGCCACGCAGCCTCGCTTGAGTCGTCATCCCAGTCGCCGCTGTCCACTTCCGGAACAGCCTCGTCCGCGTCCTCGTCGTCCTGCTGCTCGTCGGGCTCGCGGACGCCGGCCAAGTCGAACTCGTTCGTGGGTACGGAGGACTACGTGGCCCCAGAGATCGTGGCCGGGTGCGGGCACAACTACGCCGTGGACTGGTGGGGCCTCGGCGTGGTACTCTACGAGATGCAGTACGGGCGCACGCCGTTCCGGGGGCGGAGCCGGCGGGAGACGTTCCACCGCATCCTCACCGCGGCGCCGGAGCTGCCCGGCGAGCCGACGCCGTTGCGGGACCTCATCGCGCGTCTGCTCGAGAAGGACCCCGGGAAGCGGCTCGGCGCGCACGGCGTCAAGCGGCACGCCTTCTTCCGCGGAGTCGACTGGGACAGCGTCCTCGACGTGGCGCGCCCGCCGTTCATCCCTGCGcccgacgatgacgacgacgcaGGCGCGGAGGCCGGGGCGCTGGACGTGGAGAAGGTCGTGCATGAGGCGTTCGCCTCGAGCGGCGCCGGTGAGACGCCTCCGGAGGAG GATGTCACCACCATCGGCCTTCTTCCGCGGTGCGGAACCCTAACTGTCGCCGCATCCTCCATGGCACCTCTCCTCTGTGCATGA
- the LOC133921816 gene encoding serine/threonine-protein kinase OXI1-like isoform X1 has product MAPSPPRQLNLADLKALSVLGQGARGVVFHVVPVAAAACCSTSGDPMNMALKSMSRAAARRKGAGEGPGLGGGGDGHRRIWFERDVLLALRHPLLPFLRGVVATDAVVGFAIDRCPGGDLKSLRRRWWAETEFPDSVIRFYAAELVLALEHLHGLGIVYRDLKPENVLIQESGHIMLVDFDLSTTLPPPPPPPPPPPDATPPRASSPSPSSRQRHRKRKNKKAAMFFACFSSRHAASLESSSQSPLSTSGTASSASSSSCCSSGSRTPAKSNSFVGTEDYVAPEIVAGCGHNYAVDWWGLGVVLYEMQYGRTPFRGRSRRETFHRILTAAPELPGEPTPLRDLIARLLEKDPGKRLGAHGVKRHAFFRGVDWDSVLDVARPPFIPAPDDDDDAGAEAGALDVEKVVHEAFASSGAGETPPEELPPPQTLAATIISSAAQPPLCHWLPSMVPLLIPLLRPRAGCHHHRPSSAVRNPNCRRILHGTSPLCMTTAPSTEG; this is encoded by the exons ATGGCGCCTtcgccgccgcggcagctgaACTTGGCGGACCTCAAGGCCCTGTCCGTGCTCGGCCAGGGCGCCAGGGGCGTGGTCTTCCACGTCGTGCCTGTCGCCGCAGCGGCCTGCTGCTCCACATCAGGCGACCCTATGAACATGGCGCTCAAGTCAATGTCACGCGCCGCCGCGCGGCGCAAGGGCGCGGGGGAGGGCCCGGgactcggcggcggcggtgacgggCACCGGAGGATATGGTTCGAGCGCGACGTGCTGCTCGCGCTCCGCCACCCGCTGCTCCCGTTCCTGCGCGGCGTCGTCGCCACAGACGCCGTCGTGGGCTTCGCCATCGACCGATGCCCCGGCGGCGACCTCAAGTCCCTCCGACGCCGGTGGTGGGCTGAGACGGAGTTCCCCGACTCCGTCATCCGATTCTACGCGGCGGAGCTGGTGCTCGCCCTCGAGCACCTCCACGGTCTCGGCATCGTGTACCGCGACCTCAAGCCCGAGAACGTCCTCATCCAAGAGTCCGGCCACATCATGCTCGTTGACTTCGACCTCTCCACCACGCTaccaccgcctccgcctcctccgccgccgccgccggacgcGACCCCGCCACGCGCCAGCTCGCCCTCACCTTCCTCACGCCAACGTCACCGCAAGCGCAAGAACAAGAAGGCAGCGATGTTCTTCGCGTGCTTCTCCTCTCGCCACGCAGCCTCGCTTGAGTCGTCATCCCAGTCGCCGCTGTCCACTTCCGGAACAGCCTCGTCCGCGTCCTCGTCGTCCTGCTGCTCGTCGGGCTCGCGGACGCCGGCCAAGTCGAACTCGTTCGTGGGTACGGAGGACTACGTGGCCCCAGAGATCGTGGCCGGGTGCGGGCACAACTACGCCGTGGACTGGTGGGGCCTCGGCGTGGTACTCTACGAGATGCAGTACGGGCGCACGCCGTTCCGGGGGCGGAGCCGGCGGGAGACGTTCCACCGCATCCTCACCGCGGCGCCGGAGCTGCCCGGCGAGCCGACGCCGTTGCGGGACCTCATCGCGCGTCTGCTCGAGAAGGACCCCGGGAAGCGGCTCGGCGCGCACGGCGTCAAGCGGCACGCCTTCTTCCGCGGAGTCGACTGGGACAGCGTCCTCGACGTGGCGCGCCCGCCGTTCATCCCTGCGcccgacgatgacgacgacgcaGGCGCGGAGGCCGGGGCGCTGGACGTGGAGAAGGTCGTGCATGAGGCGTTCGCCTCGAGCGGCGCCGGTGAGACGCCTCCGGAGGAG CTTCCGCCTCCACAAACCCTAGCTGCAACCATCATCTCCTCCGCGGCGCAGCCACCCCTCTGCCACTGGCTCCCCTCTATGGTGCCTCTCCTCATTCCGTTGCTACGCCCTCGCGCAGGATGTCACCACCATCGGCCTTCTTCCGCGGTGCGGAACCCTAACTGTCGCCGCATCCTCCATGGCACCTCTCCTCTGTGCATGACGACCGCCCCCTCTACTGAAGGTTAG